One segment of Bacteroides caecimuris DNA contains the following:
- a CDS encoding nucleoside kinase, protein MKQMLQICCKNNNISKEFPIGSSLLDIYYGFNLNFPYQVVSAKVNNRSEGLNFRVYNNKDVEFLDVRDQSGMRTYVRSLCFVLFKAVTELFPDGKLFVEHPVSKGYFCNLRIGRPIELEDVTRIKQRMQEIIAENISYHRIECHTAEAVRVFSERGMNDKVRLLETSGSLYTYYYTLGDTIDYYYGNLLPSTGYLKLFDIVKYYDGLLLRIPSRENPNVLEDVVKQEKMLDVFKEYLNWSYIMGLNNAGDFNLACEEGHATDLINVAEALQEKKIAQIADTIFHRGENGNQVKLVLIAGPSSSGKTTFSKRLSIQLMTNGLKPFPISLDNYFVDREETPLDENGNYDYESLYALDLELFNQQLQALLRGEEVELPRFNFSLGKKEYKGDKLKIEDNTILILEGIHALNPELTPHIPAERKFKIYVSALTTISLDDHNWIPTTDNRLLRRIIRDFNYRGYSARETILRWPSVRAGEDKWIFPYQENADVMFNSALLFEFAVLRLHAEPILMGVPRNCPEYCEAYRLLKFIKYFVPVQDKEIPPTSLLREFLGGSSFKY, encoded by the coding sequence ATGAAACAGATGTTACAAATATGTTGCAAAAATAACAATATTTCCAAAGAATTCCCTATCGGAAGCTCACTTTTGGATATTTATTACGGTTTTAATCTTAATTTTCCTTATCAGGTAGTAAGTGCCAAGGTCAATAATCGTTCCGAGGGGCTTAACTTCAGAGTTTATAATAATAAGGATGTAGAGTTTCTGGATGTGAGAGATCAGTCCGGTATGCGTACGTATGTCCGTTCGCTCTGCTTTGTATTGTTTAAGGCAGTCACGGAACTGTTTCCTGATGGTAAACTGTTTGTAGAACATCCTGTTTCAAAAGGCTATTTCTGCAATTTGCGGATTGGACGCCCCATCGAACTGGAAGATGTGACACGCATCAAGCAACGGATGCAGGAGATTATCGCGGAGAATATTTCCTATCACCGTATTGAATGTCACACGGCTGAAGCTGTGCGTGTTTTCAGCGAGCGAGGAATGAATGATAAAGTGAGGTTGCTGGAAACTTCCGGTTCGCTCTATACCTATTATTATACATTGGGTGATACCATTGATTATTATTATGGGAACCTGCTACCCAGTACCGGATATCTTAAATTATTCGATATCGTGAAATATTACGATGGATTGCTCCTCCGGATTCCGAGCCGGGAAAATCCGAATGTGCTTGAAGATGTGGTGAAGCAGGAAAAAATGCTGGATGTCTTTAAAGAATACCTAAACTGGAGTTATATCATGGGGCTTAACAATGCCGGAGATTTTAACCTGGCCTGCGAAGAGGGACATGCAACCGATCTGATAAATGTTGCAGAAGCACTGCAGGAGAAGAAAATAGCTCAGATAGCCGATACTATATTCCATCGTGGTGAAAACGGTAACCAGGTAAAACTGGTATTGATTGCCGGACCGTCTTCTTCGGGAAAGACAACTTTCAGTAAACGGCTTTCTATCCAGCTAATGACTAATGGACTGAAACCATTCCCGATCTCTTTGGATAATTACTTTGTAGATCGTGAAGAGACTCCTTTGGATGAAAACGGAAATTATGATTATGAATCACTGTATGCACTTGATCTGGAACTGTTCAATCAACAGTTGCAGGCACTCCTACGCGGTGAAGAGGTGGAACTGCCTCGTTTTAATTTCTCTCTTGGCAAGAAGGAGTATAAAGGCGATAAACTGAAAATAGAAGATAATACGATTCTGATTCTGGAAGGTATTCATGCCCTGAATCCGGAACTGACACCGCATATACCGGCTGAACGGAAATTCAAGATTTATGTTTCGGCATTAACCACCATCTCTTTGGATGACCATAACTGGATTCCGACAACTGACAACCGTCTGTTGCGTCGCATTATCCGTGACTTCAATTATCGGGGATATTCGGCACGTGAAACGATATTACGCTGGCCGAGTGTACGTGCCGGTGAAGATAAATGGATTTTCCCCTATCAAGAGAATGCCGACGTAATGTTTAATTCGGCGCTGCTTTTTGAGTTTGCAGTTCTCCGTTTGCATGCCGAACCTATTCTGATGGGAGTTCCGCGCAACTGTCCTGAATATTGCGAAGCATACCGATTGCTGAAGTTTATCAAATATTTTGTTCCTGTACAGGATAAGGAGATTCCGCCTACGTCCTTATTGCGCGAATTCTTAGGAGGTAGTAGCTTTAAATATTAA